A single genomic interval of Sphingobium sp. EM0848 harbors:
- a CDS encoding 3-keto-5-aminohexanoate cleavage protein — MRKVIITCAVTGSVHTPSMSPYLPKTPDEIADAAIGAAQAGAAIVHLHARNPETGEPSQDPALFSRFLPRIAQECGAVINITTGGAATMTIEERLRPALTFKPEIASLNMGSMNFVLYEMLDRFKTFQHAWEDPFLRHSDQNIFRNSYRDIEHILRSCGDQGTRFEIECYDVSHLYTAAHFRDRGLLTGPIFLQTVFGIRGGIGAHYEDVAMMKRTADRLFGPDDYVWSVLGAGRNQMPLSTISAALGGNVRVGLEDSLWGEPRQLAKSNAEQVTKIRTILEALSLEIATPEDARRMLQLKGSTDVGATSW; from the coding sequence GTGCGGAAAGTCATCATCACATGCGCAGTGACGGGATCGGTTCATACGCCGTCCATGTCGCCTTATTTGCCCAAGACGCCCGACGAGATTGCCGATGCTGCGATCGGCGCGGCGCAGGCCGGAGCGGCGATCGTCCATCTGCATGCCCGCAACCCGGAAACCGGCGAGCCGAGCCAGGACCCGGCGCTTTTCTCCCGTTTCCTGCCACGTATCGCGCAGGAATGCGGCGCGGTGATCAACATCACCACGGGCGGCGCGGCGACCATGACCATAGAAGAACGGTTGCGTCCCGCTTTGACCTTCAAGCCGGAGATCGCCTCGCTGAACATGGGGTCGATGAACTTCGTGCTTTATGAGATGCTGGACCGGTTCAAGACGTTCCAACATGCATGGGAAGACCCTTTCCTGCGTCATTCGGATCAGAATATCTTCCGCAATAGCTATCGCGATATCGAGCACATTCTGCGTAGCTGCGGTGATCAGGGAACGCGGTTCGAGATCGAATGCTATGATGTCAGCCATCTCTACACCGCCGCCCATTTCCGGGACAGGGGCCTTTTGACCGGGCCGATCTTCCTCCAGACCGTGTTCGGCATCCGGGGCGGCATCGGCGCGCATTATGAGGATGTGGCGATGATGAAGCGCACCGCCGACCGGCTTTTCGGCCCGGACGATTATGTCTGGTCCGTGCTGGGTGCCGGGCGCAACCAGATGCCGTTGTCGACGATATCGGCGGCTCTGGGCGGCAATGTCCGTGTGGGTCTTGAGGATTCGCTATGGGGCGAGCCGCGCCAGTTGGCGAAGAGCAATGCCGAGCAGGTGACGAAGATCCGCACCATATTGGAGGCGCTCTCGCTGGAGATCGCGACGCCTGAGGACGCGCGGCGGATGCTGCAACTCAAGGGATCGACCGATGTGGGGGCAACGTCATGGTGA
- a CDS encoding SMP-30/gluconolactonase/LRE family protein, with translation MVMIREGRGPNPLKGFTVDPADIHFVGKDLQRPECILAERDGTLWSADARGGLMRIAPDGKQQLITQEVDGHFDLSGDAAQSLLFGTLPNGLAFARNGDILISNFGNDRLERMTRSGETRVLADSIDGKPLGKVNFVLRDSKDRIWVTISTMVNPWSDATRLGLADGYIALLDEKGFRIVADGFAFTNEIRLDVKEEWLYVAETTAKRVSRLRVQPDGSLIDREIFGPDNLGSGVVDGICFDAYGNLWAAMILADRLIAITPDGEVLTLLDDGNAQATAAFEAEFASGNIVKFETMMQCGGTLAPWMASITFGGPDLSTVYLGSLRGNRLPAFRSPVAGLPMVHW, from the coding sequence ATGGTGATGATCCGTGAGGGACGCGGCCCCAATCCGCTCAAGGGCTTCACCGTCGATCCCGCCGACATCCATTTCGTCGGCAAGGATTTGCAACGCCCCGAATGCATCCTTGCCGAGCGTGATGGCACGCTCTGGTCGGCCGACGCGCGGGGCGGGCTGATGCGCATCGCGCCTGATGGCAAGCAGCAGCTTATCACGCAGGAGGTGGACGGCCATTTCGACCTGTCCGGCGATGCGGCGCAGAGCCTGCTGTTCGGCACATTGCCCAATGGTCTCGCCTTTGCGCGCAACGGCGACATATTGATCTCCAATTTCGGTAACGACCGGCTGGAACGTATGACCCGCAGCGGAGAAACCCGGGTGCTGGCCGACAGCATCGACGGCAAGCCGCTGGGTAAGGTCAATTTCGTGTTGCGCGACAGCAAGGACCGCATCTGGGTGACGATTTCCACGATGGTCAATCCGTGGAGCGACGCCACGCGTCTGGGGCTGGCCGATGGCTATATCGCCCTGCTTGACGAAAAGGGGTTTCGTATCGTCGCAGACGGCTTCGCCTTTACCAATGAGATCCGGCTCGATGTGAAGGAGGAGTGGCTCTATGTCGCGGAAACGACTGCCAAGCGCGTGTCGCGTCTGCGGGTCCAGCCCGACGGATCGCTGATCGACCGCGAGATATTCGGGCCGGACAATCTGGGTAGCGGGGTGGTCGACGGCATCTGCTTCGACGCCTATGGCAATCTCTGGGCGGCAATGATCCTGGCCGACCGGCTGATCGCCATTACCCCCGATGGCGAGGTGCTGACGCTTCTCGACGATGGCAATGCGCAGGCGACGGCGGCTTTCGAAGCCGAATTTGCAAGCGGTAATATAGTGAAGTTCGAAACGATGATGCAATGCGGCGGCACGTTGGCGCCATGGATGGCGAGCATCACCTTCGGCGGGCCGGACCTTTCAACTGTCTATCTTGGCAGCCTGCGTGGTAACAGGCTGCCCGCCTTCCGCTCGCCGGTGGCGGGCCTGCCGATGGTGCACTGGTAA
- a CDS encoding SDR family oxidoreductase, translated as MDLSGRNILVTGGGAGIGLALARALHAKGNRVIICGRDEARLGEVVRETPGLIPVRADVATAAGRDALLADALARLPDLDMLVNNAGIQRRAKFHADAADWTERAQEIAINFEAPVHLAALFLPHFLACPGAAIVNVSSGLAFLPVTFAPVYAATKAALHSFTIALRDDLRGTRVKVAEIIPPMVNTGLGGQGLHVAGVPVDIFVKAVVDRLAAGELEIGYDMSEKFRTASREELAGILAQLNG; from the coding sequence ATGGACCTGTCAGGCAGGAATATTCTCGTCACCGGCGGCGGCGCAGGCATAGGGCTGGCGCTTGCCCGCGCGCTGCACGCCAAGGGTAACAGGGTCATCATCTGCGGGCGCGATGAAGCGCGTCTGGGCGAGGTTGTAAGGGAGACGCCGGGTCTGATACCCGTGCGCGCCGATGTCGCGACAGCGGCGGGGCGTGATGCGCTGCTGGCCGATGCACTGGCTCGGCTGCCGGACCTCGACATGCTGGTCAACAATGCAGGCATCCAGCGTCGCGCAAAATTTCATGCGGACGCTGCCGATTGGACGGAGCGTGCGCAGGAAATAGCGATCAATTTCGAGGCGCCGGTGCATCTGGCGGCGTTGTTCCTGCCTCATTTCCTCGCTTGTCCCGGTGCGGCAATCGTCAATGTGAGTTCTGGGCTGGCCTTCCTGCCGGTGACCTTCGCGCCGGTCTATGCCGCGACCAAGGCGGCGCTGCACAGCTTCACCATCGCGCTGCGCGACGATCTGCGTGGTACCAGGGTGAAGGTGGCGGAGATTATTCCGCCAATGGTCAATACCGGGCTGGGTGGGCAGGGACTCCATGTCGCGGGTGTGCCGGTCGATATCTTCGTCAAGGCAGTGGTTGATCGCCTCGCCGCTGGAGAGTTGGAGATTGGCTATGACATGTCCGAGAAATTCCGCACCGCTAGCCGAGAAGAGCTGGCAGGGATACTCGCACAGCTAAACGGCTGA
- a CDS encoding acyl-CoA dehydrogenase family protein produces the protein MVNPPQNLATLSPPGNIPTPAQCVDLAYDLAGDIARYVEETERDRRVPRAAVDALVASGLMPLVRPARYGGYELGWMAFTDALVPLAAQSGSLAWVLGFILHHQWALAFFPKEAQDEVYSQASDPRIASMFAPCGRAEPVPGGLRLSGEWSFSSGVDNCDWVILSGFVGKGDGVPRANHWFLLKPGQFEVKDVWHSVGLAGSGSNNVLVKDALIEDAYTLDIAGYGIGDVGTAVSGHTHPLFSSPPMGQFPYGLIGPMYAIARALQEAITGFNRTREGLLVPGRLADDPYLQSGVGEAEAEITAVHALMERFDELILRGGMKTPDAILRCRGAMGFAAKTLTRAGERLFYQAGGRGLDTRNAISRHWRDLHAVTNHGALKYDSMFQGLGQYLLSPR, from the coding sequence ATGGTCAATCCTCCCCAGAATCTCGCCACGCTCAGCCCGCCGGGCAATATTCCTACGCCCGCGCAATGTGTCGACCTCGCCTATGATCTCGCCGGGGACATAGCCCGTTATGTCGAGGAGACCGAGCGGGACCGGCGCGTGCCCCGCGCCGCCGTCGATGCACTGGTCGCTTCCGGACTGATGCCGCTGGTGCGGCCCGCGCGCTATGGCGGCTATGAACTGGGCTGGATGGCCTTCACCGACGCGCTGGTTCCGCTGGCGGCGCAATCCGGCTCACTCGCCTGGGTGCTGGGCTTCATTCTGCACCATCAATGGGCGCTCGCTTTCTTCCCCAAAGAGGCGCAGGATGAGGTCTACAGCCAGGCCAGCGATCCCCGTATCGCGTCGATGTTCGCCCCCTGCGGACGGGCAGAGCCGGTCCCCGGCGGGCTGCGGCTTTCGGGCGAATGGTCCTTCTCTTCCGGTGTCGACAATTGCGACTGGGTGATCCTATCAGGGTTTGTCGGCAAGGGCGACGGCGTGCCGCGCGCCAATCACTGGTTCCTGCTGAAGCCCGGCCAGTTCGAGGTGAAGGATGTTTGGCACAGCGTCGGTCTCGCCGGAAGCGGATCGAACAATGTGCTGGTGAAGGATGCGTTGATCGAAGACGCCTATACGCTGGACATCGCCGGCTATGGGATCGGCGATGTCGGCACGGCGGTCAGCGGCCACACCCATCCCCTGTTCAGCAGCCCGCCGATGGGCCAGTTCCCCTATGGGCTGATCGGCCCCATGTATGCGATCGCACGCGCCTTGCAGGAAGCGATCACCGGCTTCAACCGCACGCGCGAAGGGCTGTTGGTGCCCGGCCGCCTCGCGGACGATCCCTATCTGCAATCGGGCGTGGGCGAAGCCGAAGCCGAGATCACGGCCGTCCATGCGCTGATGGAGCGTTTCGACGAGTTGATCCTAAGGGGCGGGATGAAGACGCCCGATGCGATCCTGCGCTGTCGCGGGGCGATGGGCTTTGCCGCCAAAACGCTCACGCGGGCGGGCGAACGCCTATTCTATCAGGCTGGCGGACGAGGCCTCGACACACGCAATGCGATCAGTCGGCACTGGCGCGACCTGCATGCGGTCACCAATCATGGTGCGCTCAAATATGACAGCATGTTCCAGGGACTGGGACAATATCTCCTGTCCCCGCGCTGA